A window of Carassius gibelio isolate Cgi1373 ecotype wild population from Czech Republic chromosome A3, carGib1.2-hapl.c, whole genome shotgun sequence genomic DNA:
cctccaggCCACGCGGAATTGAGGCAAagattaaagcaaaaggagcccctagcAAGATGTAcggtaaatgaacatactttccagaaggccaacaattcacaaaaaaatatttgtaatttttttttattggtcttatgaagtattctactttgttgagattgtgaattggtttgttttgtgggattagattagattcaactttattgtcacagcacatgtaaggtacaaggcaacgaaatgctgttatcatctaaccagaagtgcaataagcagtaagtacagaatatacaaggtctacaatatgtacaataactatacagaggGTATATATGTATCAGATGGTAGAGTTCATCACTAATCTTTTGGTCCTTGTCCGGTGGCTCCTGAAGCACCtcccggagggcaggaggttaaacagtccatggtcagggtgagaggagtccttgagaatgctgcgagctcgaagTAAACAgtgtttcctctggatgtcctcaatagcaggaagtagtgtccctgtgatgcgttgggcagttttcaccaccctctgcagtgccttgcagtcagccactgagcagttcccataccagactgtgatgcaactggtcaggatgctctcgatcgcacaccggtaaaagttcaccaggatggctgaagacGGCGggtcttcttcagtgtcctgaggaagaagaggcactggtgagccttcttgaccaagCTGGaggtttttgtggtccaggacaggtcctccgagaaCCAGTTCttccaggaacttgaagctggagacatgtTCAGAAACCATCCCATTAATGTGCATGGGGTCATgcatgcttcctttcttcttcctgaagtcaaCAATGACCTCCTTAGTCTTATTGGTGTTAgagagcaggttattgtcagcgcaccatgtggacaggtgctgtacctcttccctgtaggcagtctcatcattgtcactgatgaggccattCACCGTGGTGTCAattgcaaacttaatgatggagatGGATCcctgcacaggcttgcagtcgtgggtgtaaagggagtaaggGAATGGGCTTAGCACACaaccctgtggtacgccagtgttaagtgtgatggtggtggattgggtgtggcctgaccgaacatgctgaggcctgttggtcagaaagtccataatccagttgcagagggaggtgttaatgtccaggtctccaagttttgtggccagcttggagggaatgaaggtgttaaatgctgaactgtcaagtcaacaaacaacatcctaacatgtgttgttattgtccaggtgtgtgagtgcagagtacagcactgtgcatactgcatcctttgtgctcctatttctgcggtaggcaaactggtgtgggtccagtgtgggtgggagacAGTCTTTGTGGTGTGCTGTGCTTGGACCAATCACTCAAGGCATTTCATAacgatgggtgtgagtgctacggagAGATAGTCAGTCATTCAGGcacattggggaggagtgttttggtaatggcacaatggatgtggacttaaaacatgttggcacggTTGCTTGTGTGATGGACATGTTGAAAacgtctgtgaagacccctgaaagctgctctgcacatgccctaagcacaagTCCAGGAATGCCGTCCGGGCCATCAGCCTTGCATGCATTGATCCGGCTCAATGCattgtggacatctgtggaggtaaATTTGAGGTTGGTGATCTGCTGAGTGTGtaattttggtggccgtctccttgctgtcgctgttgaagcgagcataaatgtaatttagctcgttaaggaaggagacgtccatGACCGTTGGAGTGGAGtggcttgacttgtagtcactgatgatctggatgccctgccacatgcgtcgggggtcagagttggaaaagtgttcctctaccttcagcttgtagcaatattttgtctttttgatGCCCCTATTCAGGTTatccctggatttactgtaggcctgagcatcatctgacctgaaggcagtgttGTGGGTTTTCAGCAGAAGTcacacctccttgttcatccatggcttctgattagggtatgtttttatctgttgtaacagagtctgctccagttggccacactttggtCCTCACATGGTTGATGAGAGGTGAATACttagtgagaaacaaagaaaggtgagcAGTCTGTCCGAGGTGAGAGGAGGGTTGCAGTGTAAGCTCCatcaatgtttgtgtaaacatgatccaaagttttgtctcctctggtgtgtcTGGAAACATGGTGATGGAATCTgtctttaatttgcagtgattaagatcacccgcgacaatagaagcagcctccgggtgagcagtctgtggtttactaatggctgcatgaagttcgttcaaagcaagttTGGCATTATCAAATGTGACTCAGAGTAAGACAATTATATTTACAATGCAATAAACATAGGCTAAAAATAAGATATTCACCTTAGCAAAACtgcataaattagattttaattgtttaaaacatttgaaatactaTTCGGCCAGTGGAAAGGAAGGAGACAAACTATATTCTAAAATATctcagaactatttaaaaactttagggattttatttgtatacatttataaaaaaaaaaaaaaaaaaaaaaaaaaacacacgcaTTTATAGTCCATATCCTTAGTGTCTTAAACCTTTAATGGTGTTAAATATGGTGTCATGTGTATGGGAATGTGCATTGAAATATGCATAACCTCACTTGCATAGTGAAACTAGGCATTGTAAAAGCTCCATATATGGGGACTTCGGGATGGTGAACATGCACAATCCTCCTGTAACTGGGATTTATAAAAGGGATTTTTGGCAGGTTCTGGTGCACACGCAAAATCTAGCTCTTGTGCCTACgtacacttttaggatgaaatctacagaGTTTATAAATGAGATCCCAGGCACCTTGAGTAAGTCAAGTAGTTACAAATAGAGACTCTTATCAAGGGTTTGGAACTTCCTGCTTAACATTTGTTTGTCATAGATAAGGAACAAGAGGTAACAAGGACTGATGGAATAAAAGCGGTTTTATTTCATGGATTCCGTAACCAGCACGGAAACAGATCAAGGACAAGGAGACATGTAGGTAGTCTCAAATGAATCACCTGAAAAAGGGAACAGAAAAAGTGTTGGTTTGTGTTCAACCAAGAATTCAGCCAGGGCAAAGCATTATCAGGATGAAAGCATACTTGGCTGATAGTAGTCATAAACACGGATGACAGCTGGCTTGAGATTTTTCACTACAAGAATCGGTTTCAGCAGCAGACTGTAAGTCATAGGGACACCTTTGGAAATCTGCAAGACAGAACAGAGGAACACACAGAACATAATACAGCATCTAGAGAATATACCCAGTGTACACGGTCTCACCTCTTTCAGATACACTAGGACATGGTCCTCGCCAGAATCAACCCGCTCCACTATCGGGTCAAACAAGTCGGGCAGAGGTCCTAGCTGtatttggaggggggggggggggggcggttacacacacacacacacacactttgataaTACAACTGTAGCAGCTTTAAGCATCTTAGAAATTTCCAAATTGTCTTAGAACACATACGAACCAGTGTTGTATCAGCAGTAAAGCCTGACAGGAGCTTAATGTCCACTATAACCATGTTAGTGCTAGCTTTTGGGCCATTGTATCTGAATGAAGGTGGAGGATAAATGGGGTTAAGTCAATGGTAGCAATAAAACAGCTTCCAAGTTTAAGATCCAAACTAGAACTATTTTTATGACACAAAGCGGTTCTTACTTCACAGTTATGTTCACCATGATATTGGCTCCTTGGCAGTCTCCAGTCACCTTCACTTCAACACTCAGTGTTCTGGCAACTAGAATAGGAGTTGGGATGTTGTAGAAACATGCAACCTACAGTATGAACGCAGAGGAACTGGATTAAGATGGGCAGAAGAGAATCTGAACCCAAAGTGAAGATGCAGACCTGCACAGACACGCAATTGGAGCCCTTCACTTCAACACTATATCTGCCAGGAATGTTCTTTAGTGGCTTCTCCTGATACAGCAGCCTGTTGTCCTGATTCACATCAAATTTATACACCTCTCCTGCCACAGACGGCTGTACAGTAACCGTGCTGGAGCCCTCCAGGCTGAACACTTCAGCGGCGAACAGAGACAGAGCATGAAGAGCCACCACAGTGTCCTAAAAATAAACACCAGATTAAAACTCCCCTCAGACATCATTTGTGCTCCTGTTTGGTGTGCGGTCTCACCTGGGTGGAGGAAAAGCCTCCATAAGGGTTCTGCTGGGCCACAAGCCAGTTGACAATGCGGTTAGCATACCCCAGATCAGTGGTCGTGAGAGGCTGTACAGAGAGAACCGCTAGCAGCACATAAGAGCTGATCTCCACCGCCAGAGTGTCACCAGATGACGTCTGAGACCAGTGGAGCTTGTTGCCTTAGGACGAGAGAGTGAGGACAGAAAGTTGATGCCAAAGAACTTGAAAACCACAACAACAACCACCACCACCACGAGACTAGGTGAACCTCACCTTCAGAAATAGCAACGTTGTTCAAGGCAGTTAAAAGCTGTGCTCGAGTGCTGGTCTCTCCAGCCAGACTGAAGGTGTAGGCAAGCAGAGCAGTGGCGTAAGTGTTTCCCAGGTTCCCAACGACGGGCCTCAAGCAAGATCGAGCATTGGTGATGACCGGATCCTGAAGAGAGAGGGAAAAATAAAAACGCTTCATAcaacacccccccaaaaaaaggtaATCTCTCCAGTAGTTGTATGAGCTAATTGCAGGTTTTTACCGTGATGGGGACACTTAGTTCAAGCAGTGATGCTGTAATGTAGGCGGTCATCGTTACGCGGTCACCAACCCCACCCTACAATACACCAGTATACAGAGTTCAGTCTCAGACCTCACATCTATTGGTTACAGTATTTTAAGAAACAGAACACACCTTCATTTCATTGTGGTACAGAGTTCCCTGCTGTATGAAGCAGCCATCTGAACCCTGCTTGCCGATCAACCAATCCTTTGCACTCTGCAGTACATGTGGATCAATGAAAATAAACTGCCTCGCCAGACCAAAAGATCTCAGGACAAAGGTGGTCAGCCTGGCCATGGAGAAGTTGTGACAAACAGAACTTACAAACCACTGGTGCCACATTATACACAAGACTAGAACATCACAACGCACCATGTGTTCGATTCATCGTTACCAAATGTGCTGTATGAACCATCACTGTGCCTGTAGTTCAGTTGTCCTTGGTATCCTGCTCAAGTCAAACCACATGGAAATTGGTCAGCAAGGGTGATGGTCTGATACAAGTCAATGGGAAGAGCAGGACTAAACCTCCTTGTAATCAAGTCTACAACAGTTTAAAGGTGGATCTGATCATCTATACCACTGTGAAGGTAGCCCGTGGCAGTCTGTCGAATGGCTTCTGTGAGTTGCCCTGTGGTTTCCAGGTAAAGCAGGATGTAAATATTAGGAGCAAGAACAATCATATTCTGTTCTCCACAGCCATATGGCAGCTTTAATAACTGGTCCAGATTCTTCAGGGCACGACCCATTATGTCCCCTTCAAGAGAGAAAACAAAACCTACATCAGAAAATTCTGCCAAACTTCACATGTCAGTTTCGGCGCAGTTAAAATGCTTTACCAAGGACTGAAACCGAACATCTGGCTGATCCCTGAACCACATCTGCTGGAAATGTCAGAAGCACATCTTCAGAAAGGGTGTTTCCTGCAGACCGAACACAATGGAATAGCTTTGAGTGTCAGGCTAAATGTTTGCTGTACAAGTATGCATTTGGAAATAAAGTGCAAAACCCACCCTTTGGACAGAGTAACCAACTCTGGGAGTTTGTCCTTTCAACTCCTTCAGGctataaaaaagcaataaaacacCAGTAAAGCAACATGAGCTCCATGATCAAACTCCAGAAACCTGGTAAAGACTTACCAGAATAAGTAGACTTTGAGTGACTTCATCAATGCGTCCCCTTGTTGGCACAGTCACAACCTCACTGCCACATAGAGTCTGGGATTGTTCAGCTGAAGCACTGACGGTCACATTAACAGGTCCTGCAATAGCAGACAGGAAGTGAGCAACACCTCATACAGAAACTCAGGGAGACAGAGTCCAATACTGACCGAGTACAGAAGCCGTGAACACCCATTTAAAGGTCTTTCTCCCATTGGCACAGAGACAGGATGAGTATGGCTCATTAAGTGGTTTAAGAGTAAAGGCCAAGGAAGAAGCTGGAGTCACTTTAACCTGGGAAAACAAACACCATGTGGAGTGAAAGCACAAGACCTTCTATACAGatccattatataaataaaacccaGACCATGATGCACTTGGACAGGTAGTTGAAGACCGTGGCCTTCAGCTCGAAAGACTCTCCACGGATGATGGAGTAAGGCAGGGAGAGCTCCAGGAAGAAGGGCTGGAAGACCGTCAGCTGAACAGGAGGAGCCAAGCCAAAGCCTTTGGAGGACACACAGAATGCCTCCGTCTCCCATGTGGTGATGGTGTCAGGAACCTTGAGGGGTACTCGTGTGGATCCAGTTTCACTGAAAGACAGCAGGAGAAGAATAAAGGGAATGGTAGTAGTAAGAACTGTTGGTCAGTGGCTTTAGATGGAATAATATTCACTAACTCCACTTGAGCAAGCTGCCAGATCCAGGTTTCTGGAAAGTAAGTCCTGACAGTCACTTCAAAAGAGCGCTGGGCTCCAGCAGTTTCTGCTTGCAGAGGGATAGCAGCCGGAGCCGGAGCCTGAGCCGGAGCAAAAGCCCGACCCTGAGCCACTCCATAAAACCTTCCGATGGCTAAAAAGAGCAATTAAGCAGAAGTTCTTGTTTTCTGTGTGCCCTTTAGTTCTGTAGCTATGAAGGACTTAAACCACCCACCTTTTTTGAATTCattagataaaaacaaaaatttactAAATCCACAAAGATCAAGGAATAACCTCCCAGAAGTCAAGAAATCACTTAAGGAAAGAACAGCCCATCTGTATAGATCTACCTTCAGGGAAGCCGTATTGATATTCTTGGCACCGAAGGGCTAATGCAGCAATGTTGGTTGTGATCTTTATTCCCACGCTCTGTCAGAGTAACAAGTCAAATCATGAAAGACATATGCGCGAGTGTAGTATTCAGTAAACTACATAGTTAAGAGTTGTCTTCTACCTTGAAGGTGGTGTAGGCTTGACTTATAACAATAGATTGACTGGGTCGAAAACGTATACGGGGTTGAAAACCTATACACTCTGGTTCATCCTCCACACTGTATGGGTAAACTGACTGCATCGGGAGCAAGTCAAACACCTGGGACCACGAAACAATGTTTAATACAGTGCATGGACATGAAATTTATCGTTTACTAAAACTGCTATAAATGACAAATCACATCATGTAGTATCGTAGGTTAGTCTAACAGATCCAGTCAGCATAaatcaaattcttacatttaaagataaccaaccccccacccccaacaaaaaaaaaaaaaaaacaccacacacgTATACCATTTTAGGACTCAGACGTCTTCCTGGCTCCATGATCCGAACACTCTGATCAACAGCACTGAGGCCACACAGGGATCCTGCTTGAGCAGACACAGTCAAAGAGTTTTCTTCACCAGGAACAGCTGTAGGGGGAGAAAACTGCAGAGACACCTGGAACAAGAAGCCAATACACTTAGGATACACCACTGCTTCCATGAAGTGAAAGATGCTAGTACTCATCATACCTGGTTTTGGAAACACATTTCGGTGTCAAACGCTGCACTAGCAGCAACCACATTCTCACTGGGCAGAACACAGAAGGCCAGAATCTGCACTACTGGAGCCATATCGACACTGACAGACAGCTGGAACGACACTGTGCCACTTGTGACCGTATCAGAAGCCCTTGAGGTGATCTTTTTAAATCCATGGAGAACAATCACTCCTCTGGATAAGACCTGATAGAAGAAACCAGTGCATAAGTGATGGACAGACTACTGAatttgggaaaaataaataaaacttgtcCACTCACCATATAGATGATGTCaacactgtagccaccagattcTCCAACAAATGCATACTTCACGGTTATGGGAACCACAGCGTCACACTTAAGTGGTTGCTCAAGCTTTACTATACTCAGTTCACTAATCGTTGGGTTGCTGGAAGAACCAAGCTGGAGAAGCTGAACAGCTCTAGTATCTGTAGCGAAGTATGCTGACTTGAAACTATAAACAATGGCTGGAGTTGCACTTGCCTGGAGAACAAAATTAATTTAGGTTCACGCAAAAGTCTtgattgatttttacatttaaaaaacaaatcttacCACCAGATTCAGAGCGGCTTTAGCAAGCTTAACAGTGTTTAAGGAGAACTTGGCCACTCCTTTCTGGTTTGTGGTCAGATTCAGCAGCAGTTTCTTGGGCCAGCTGTTACCATCCAGCAGATACACCGCTTTGTTCGCGATTGGAGTCCCATTGAAGTGACACACTGAGATCTGCTGGGAAAGACTGAATTTCAGAAAGGGAACCAATGTGAAGCCTTCTGCAATGAGGGATGATCTTTTACTTGCCTTTCCACTAATCACTTCTCCAGGTTCATAGTAATCTGGGAGGTCCAAAAATTTGACCTTGCCGACTTCAAATGTAATGGCCACAGTTGTGGCTTTTGAGATCACTACATCTGAGGAAAGACAGAGGAACAATAGTGCACCAAACAAACAAGTCAACTTCCTCAGACTTATTTTAACCAGTGGCAAGTGTTCTCACCTGTTCCCTCCTCAGTGACATTcacaataacagaaaataaatctTGTAAATGCTCAGATTTTGGCTTGAAAAACTCTGACGTACTGATAGTAAGGGAGGCACAGCCAGTGTCGTCCATCTGGTAGCAGAGCAAATATGGTCACATTCAGGTCAAGCAAAAAGCACAAGAATAGTCCTCTGCTGCAAGGCAGGAGTCACACCTTAGTGGTTTTATTCAGGCACTGACGGGTCAACTTAGACACAACATATGGATCACGACACACTTGCACCAACGCTTGACCAGGTACAGGCTGCCCATACGTGTATCTGGAAACAGCACAAGAAACAAGATCAAAAACCAACAAGTCACTAGACAAGAACATAAGTCACTCACTTGGCACAAGCCTCAACGGTCAGTCCCACATCTGCAATGCTGTACATCGGTGGTGCATTTATGGTCACATCAAACTTGGGCAAGACTAAACCAGAAACGAGACACTTTACATTAAGACCTCAGATCCATCGTTGAACagttgcatagtgtacacaatgACTTACCATATTTTTTCACCTCAAAAACCTGTGAGGTCATTCTCTCACCAATAAAAGCTTTCAGTGTGTACATCCCAACCTGAGCTTCTGGGTTTAACTGGTGAGAAAGCCCCAATATCCACCCTGAGGTAACATTTGTCCACTGCCCAATCCGGTTTTTAGAGTTGTCCTAGAAAACGGTTAAcagcacaaaaaaatataaaaaataaaccgtGCGAACCaagcattttaagaaaaaaaaaaaaaaaaaaactgctatatTCGAAGATTTGTTCTCACCTCTACTACCACCAAACTATACTGtaggatacaaaaaaaaaaaaaaaaaaaaaaaaaaagtaataaggcATTTTAAACAAAGCTTATGTAGCGGcatcaatagaaaaaaatattgcattaaacTTGCTCTTGTTCAGGTCACTCAATAAGAGAGCTCAGGCCTTACCATTTGATCAAGAGGCACAAATTTGGTATCCATTGTGACAACTCTGAAGTTAACTGCAAAATGAGACCAGAATAAATGCTCCCATTCTTTACGTAACACACTTGAAGCCATCAGAACTTTTAGTGTAATGGGCTTTTTACAGCTGATATGCATTCAAGGGCCATTTGTAGCTCACCCGTCTGTCCTGGATTGTAGATGGGTTTGTCTGTTTGAATGAAAGTCAAAGGCTGGTAACTTTTGAACATGACTTTGCTCTCTTCCTTCACTTTGAAGCCACCCCCATTAACTTCCACCTGAAGCTTCTGCACAGATTCTCCATCTACTTTAGGAGCCTGTAGAGAAATCCCCATTTAAATATGTACAACAAACCAGATGAGAAGTCAGCGTCTCCTGATGACAGACCTGGAAACTAAAGCATCGGTGAAATGCTATCCGAGAGCTCTGCTGCACAAGTTGAGTTACCACATTTTTCTCATCCAGCAGAGAAATGGTCATTGTGAGTTTCTCTTGGGGTTTCAGAAGACTTGCACACAATTTGGCTTCAGAACCAGACTCAATCACTCCAGGAAACATCACTATGAATAACCTGTGAAAACATTTCAGGTTCAAAGGTCAGAACATGATTGAACGGTcacaggaagtggctgccatatTTAAGAGAGTCAAGAACATAAGAGCGCGTTCAGAAATATGCCAACAATAAGGAATAAGACCCAAAGCATAAGAATTCACCACAAATTATCTTAAAATGGTAAGAGTTACTCTCGTTTAATAGGCTCCAAAGATATAAGGTGGAGTgggggaattttttattttttttatttaaatgttttccagaATGGTTACGAAAACTCTGGACATTTCATACTTCAATTTAAACTTGTACCAGTAGGGCATTTTGCCCAATAGGTAACGTATGCTCCCACAGGTGGGGTAAAGTTCCCAGTCTGACTAAGCagtttgttttatacatttagaGCCAGTGGCAGAGCTAGGTGCTACAGGTTTTTACTATTCCCTGTATGGATCATAGTTTAtgcacattaaaataatctaCATTAGTACCACAGACTTACTCCATGCACATTCAACAGTCTCCACCTACATTATCATTCACCCAATCACTCCCAACAAAAACCTGACCACCCAGGCTGGCatttctgactgacatgtaactGGCCAACCAGAGATTTAGAAGAAGTTGCATCAGCTGCTTTAGGTGTCTACAACTAGTGTATAACGAATACagattgtctttttttaattaggtTATTTGCTAGAGCATGGTCAATGTGAAGCAACAAAGACTTAATGTTGGATCTTCCTACAACAagcatatttaacaaatattgctacaagtgtgactgcatcataataattgcggttaataatgttcattgtctggctgacggagtcttgtattaatttttctgaaaaatcctgtcatatgcgcacaaactgacagtcaccacttataagctatttattattgtagaaacaattttctgtaaagttgctttgtattgtaaacaaagcgctatacaaataaacttgaagatTTCGAGTGATCATATGAACCATTCGGCCAGCATGGCCTGACTTTGTGTCAGGGCAGCAGTTCGATGaacaagaaataaatattaaaggatTTAAAAATAGAGACAAGATTGTCTGTCTTTGCTCCATTTCTGCAAAGCAGATGGCTCCACACAAAACCCATGTGGAGCGTTTCTGCAGCAACACAGATGTTTCCTTACTGAATGAATTTGCCTTTATGAACAAATCAGGAGAGTCGATGACTTCTTTCCTGAATTAAAGAGTCAttctaaaagtaaatgtaaaaaaaaaaaaaaaaaaaaaaaaaaaaaaacttaaatgacttAAGTGGCTTGCTGCTACCTACTGTTAATTTGGGTTTCTCATTTAAAATGCGTCACTGTATTTTCCGTCACTTATTTCTATATTgcggtttttaaatatttaaaacaaatcaacATTATTCAATTTGTAATTGcagtgtaaattattttacaattaggGAAAAAAACAGAACCCTGCATATTTAAATCAAGGTTATACTTGTCTTTTCTTCAAATCACTTgtttttcaacaattttttttcaggCAATGCAAGTtaaatccatccatctgtccgtgTATATTAGGAAGCATTATCCCATGTATTTTGACACATCGATGTCTCTGGAACTCAAACAGCATAGCGGGTCTATATTAGACATAGCGATGCCTC
This region includes:
- the LOC127942351 gene encoding alpha-2-macroglobulin, encoding MVVMDFRKGLVLVLLFFAVDARRMRVIPAVQRPRTEPPSEVVEQKSGPLFIVMFPGVIESGSEAKLCASLLKPQEKLTMTISLLDEKNVVTQLVQQSSRIAFHRCFSFQAPKVDGESVQKLQVEVNGGGFKVKEESKVMFKSYQPLTFIQTDKPIYNPGQTVNFRVVTMDTKFVPLDQMYSLVVVEDNSKNRIGQWTNVTSGWILGLSHQLNPEAQVGMYTLKAFIGERMTSQVFEVKKYVLPKFDVTINAPPMYSIADVGLTVEACAKYTYGQPVPGQALVQVCRDPYVVSKLTRQCLNKTTKMDDTGCASLTISTSEFFKPKSEHLQDLFSVIVNVTEEGTDVVISKATTVAITFEVGKVKFLDLPDYYEPGEVISGKISVCHFNGTPIANKAVYLLDGNSWPKKLLLNLTTNQKGVAKFSLNTVKLAKAALNLVASATPAIVYSFKSAYFATDTRAVQLLQLGSSSNPTISELSIVKLEQPLKCDAVVPITVKYAFVGESGGYSVDIIYMVLSRGVIVLHGFKKITSRASDTVTSGTVSFQLSVSVDMAPVVQILAFCVLPSENVVAASAAFDTEMCFQNQVSLQFSPPTAVPGEENSLTVSAQAGSLCGLSAVDQSVRIMEPGRRLSPKMVFDLLPMQSVYPYSVEDEPECIGFQPRIRFRPSQSIVISQAYTTFKSVGIKITTNIAALALRCQEYQYGFPEAIGRFYGVAQGRAFAPAQAPAPAAIPLQAETAGAQRSFEVTVRTYFPETWIWQLAQVDETGSTRVPLKVPDTITTWETEAFCVSSKGFGLAPPVQLTVFQPFFLELSLPYSIIRGESFELKATVFNYLSKCIMVKVTPASSLAFTLKPLNEPYSSCLCANGRKTFKWVFTASVLGPVNVTVSASAEQSQTLCGSEVVTVPTRGRIDEVTQSLLILPEGVERTNSQSWLLCPKGNTLSEDVLLTFPADVVQGSARCSVSVLGDIMGRALKNLDQLLKLPYGCGEQNMIVLAPNIYILLYLETTGQLTEAIRQTATGYLHSGYQGQLNYRHSDGSYSTFGNDESNTWLTTFVLRSFGLARQFIFIDPHVLQSAKDWLIGKQGSDGCFIQQGTLYHNEMKGGVGDRVTMTAYITASLLELSVPITDPVITNARSCLRPVVGNLGNTYATALLAYTFSLAGETSTRAQLLTALNNVAISEGNKLHWSQTSSGDTLAVEISSYVLLAVLSVQPLTTTDLGYANRIVNWLVAQQNPYGGFSSTQDTVVALHALSLFAAEVFSLEGSSTVTVQPSVAGEVYKFDVNQDNRLLYQEKPLKNIPGRYSVEVKGSNCVSVQVACFYNIPTPILVARTLSVEVKVTGDCQGANIMVNITVKYNGPKASTNMVIVDIKLLSGFTADTTLLGPLPDLFDPIVERVDSGEDHVLVYLKEISKGVPMTYSLLLKPILVVKNLKPAVIRVYDYYQPSDSFETTYMSPCP